Proteins from a single region of Chitinispirillales bacterium:
- a CDS encoding transglycosylase SLT domain-containing protein, protein MKNNISIIIIAIIVRSMIFAEEISVNFVDSLIRNYSVDEIIYGNYDEAEKKIRLIQYNDSGMFYLALGEIEMRKGNREKAILNFINSAEKSKKIAPFAFRRIGDMELAEGHLSYAVSAYRIAAQKTAYEPYRYFLYSKVDSLRIAFPDSLGSVVWAMIYLNGIERAGGAVEESSIINIENSLIEKKLTSDLYYEFLSFMKDKTITRRFFELIKDTTVADTAFDIKTAFEIAQELSNIDLLSAASDWLYFAMNKKDFDEEITKKQYLMFRAQLNYSMKNWSNVIKYGKEYIEKFGDDSDLIYKIGRSYRQNGDIKEAHKYYEKHTRLYPNSKTSHDILWYLAWEKEENKDFNGAKNLFEKLSNQKPIGTHGEEAGLRVGLLDFRQGKYDLALTRFEKFRQKFPNSSYVAGSFYWSARTFLAKKDTLSAKKFIDSINVTFPLTYYDFRSRQIFGNNEISTISVSDSIWYSRIDNISKIEPPDTLAKNAVLIDNLMLGIFLGGLGLKDEAELLFEPIENRNFKNYPIIVSLAKFYAKIGAIHHFYRLGRRIYWALPSKQRGEFSPEYIKLIYPNAYSKEINASAKKYDVEPELVLAVMRQESMFSPQIMSPVGATGLMQIMPYTGKEIADYLKVPFDPQLLLIPELNIDFGAYYLSKLLKQTQGDYVQTLAGYNGGPNNVKKWVKNNEDILKDEPYFVECIGFSQTRTYVKRCLENYWVYKLIHF, encoded by the coding sequence TTGAAAAATAATATTTCAATTATTATAATCGCTATAATTGTTCGGTCGATGATTTTCGCTGAAGAAATTTCGGTTAATTTTGTAGATTCTCTTATAAGAAATTACTCGGTCGATGAAATTATATATGGAAACTATGACGAAGCGGAAAAGAAAATCAGGTTAATCCAATATAACGACAGCGGTATGTTTTATTTGGCGCTGGGCGAAATAGAAATGCGCAAAGGTAACCGTGAAAAGGCTATTTTGAATTTTATCAATTCGGCGGAGAAATCCAAAAAAATCGCTCCGTTCGCCTTTCGAAGGATCGGCGACATGGAACTTGCCGAAGGACATTTATCATACGCTGTCAGCGCATATAGAATCGCCGCGCAAAAAACCGCTTACGAGCCGTATCGTTATTTTCTGTATTCCAAAGTCGATTCACTGCGCATAGCGTTTCCGGACAGTTTAGGAAGCGTCGTTTGGGCTATGATTTATCTAAACGGAATAGAACGGGCGGGTGGAGCCGTTGAAGAAAGTTCCATAATAAACATTGAAAATTCACTGATAGAGAAAAAATTAACATCGGATTTATATTACGAATTTCTTTCTTTTATGAAAGATAAAACTATAACAAGGCGGTTTTTTGAATTAATCAAAGACACTACCGTCGCCGATACCGCGTTTGACATCAAAACGGCATTTGAAATAGCGCAGGAACTGTCAAACATCGATTTACTTTCGGCGGCGAGCGACTGGTTATATTTTGCGATGAATAAAAAAGATTTTGACGAGGAAATCACAAAAAAACAATATTTAATGTTCAGAGCGCAATTAAATTACTCTATGAAAAATTGGAGCAACGTAATAAAATACGGAAAAGAATATATTGAAAAATTCGGCGACGATTCCGATTTAATCTACAAAATAGGTCGTTCATACAGACAAAACGGCGACATAAAAGAAGCGCACAAATATTACGAAAAACATACGAGGTTATATCCCAACAGCAAAACTTCGCACGATATTCTTTGGTATTTAGCCTGGGAAAAAGAAGAAAATAAGGACTTTAACGGGGCAAAAAATTTATTTGAAAAATTATCGAACCAAAAGCCTATAGGAACACACGGCGAAGAAGCCGGTTTACGAGTAGGACTTTTAGATTTTCGCCAAGGAAAATACGATTTAGCGTTGACGAGATTTGAGAAATTTCGCCAGAAATTCCCTAATTCCTCATACGTTGCAGGATCTTTTTACTGGTCGGCAAGAACTTTTTTAGCAAAAAAAGACACGCTTTCGGCAAAAAAATTTATAGATTCGATAAACGTAACTTTTCCACTCACGTACTACGATTTTCGTTCCCGTCAAATATTTGGAAACAATGAAATTTCGACAATCAGCGTAAGCGATTCTATTTGGTATTCACGAATAGACAATATTTCAAAAATCGAACCCCCCGACACTCTAGCCAAAAACGCCGTACTTATCGACAATTTAATGCTGGGAATATTTCTTGGCGGACTTGGACTTAAAGATGAGGCGGAATTGCTTTTTGAGCCGATAGAAAACCGTAACTTCAAAAATTATCCGATTATCGTATCGTTGGCGAAATTTTATGCAAAAATCGGAGCGATTCATCATTTCTATCGTTTGGGAAGGCGAATTTATTGGGCGTTGCCGTCTAAACAACGCGGTGAATTTTCTCCGGAATATATAAAACTTATTTATCCGAACGCTTATTCCAAAGAAATTAACGCAAGCGCAAAAAAGTACGACGTAGAGCCGGAACTTGTGTTAGCGGTTATGCGGCAAGAAAGCATGTTTTCTCCGCAAATAATGTCTCCTGTAGGAGCGACCGGATTAATGCAGATCATGCCATATACCGGAAAAGAAATCGCAGATTATTTGAAAGTCCCTTTTGACCCTCAATTATTACTCATCCCTGAATTAAACATTGATTTCGGCGCATATTATTTAAGCAAACTCCTTAAACAGACACAAGGCGATTATGTTCAAACTCTCGCCGGTTACAACGGCGGTCCGAATAACGTAAAAAAATGGGTAAAAAACAACGAGGATATTCTTAAAGACGAACCGTATTTTGTAGAATGTATAGGGTTTTCGCAAACACGCACCTATGTAAAAAGGTGCTTGGAAAATTACTGGGTATATAAAT